The DNA segment GAGCGCTTAAGCAAACCTACAAAGAAGCACCCGTCACTAGAATTCGAAAATCGGAAATCGTTGACACATTTATCACCCATAAACTATTTGGCTTCCCCATCTTTTTCTTTTTTATGTGGCTCATGTTCCAAAGTACATTTTCTCTGGGACAGTACCCCATGGATTGGATTGAGCAGGGAGTTGGTGCACTCATGAGTATGTTAGATAAAGCAATGACTGCAGGTCCATTTAAAGACCTCCTTATTGATGGCATCATCAATGGCATGGGCGGTGTGATTGTTTTTTTACCCAACATACTTATTCTATTCTTCTTTATATCCTTCATGGAAGACACTGGCTACATGGCTCGTGCAGCATTTATCATGGACAAGCTCATGCACAAAATGGGATTACATGGAAAATCGTTCATCCCTTTAATCATGGGTTTTGGTTGCAATGTTCCGGCTATTATGGCTACCCGAACCATTGAAGATAAGAACAACAGACTCATTACCATGCTAGTAAACCCATTTATGTCATGCAGTGCACGCCTTCCTGTATACATATTATTTATTGGCGCATTCTTTCCTGAGCACTCAGGAACAATTTTATTTGGTATTTACGGATTAGGTATTCTACTGGCCATTATTGTAGCCAAGCTATTTCGAAAATTTTTATTTCGCGAAAAAGATGTTCCTTTTGTTATGGAACTACCTCCTTACCGAATGCCCACACTACGTTCTACCATGCGCCACATGTGGAACAAAGGAGCTCAGTATTTAAAAAAGGTTGGCGGTATCATAATGATGGCGTCCATTATAATTTGGTTTTTAAATAACTTCCCACGAAATGCGGAATACACGCAAAACTATGATCAAAAAATAAATGAGCTACAACAAAAAATAGATCATTTACCATCCCATACAGAACTTAACCCAACTCAATTGCGTTTACAAAATGAGATGAGGGCTAACATGAACAACCTGCAAACCATGAAGCAACTAGAAAAGCAAAAAGCTTCATATATCGGCAGAATAGGTCAATTTATTGAACCCTCTATCCGACCTCTGGGTTTTGACTGGAAAATGGGAGTTAGTATATTAAGTGGAGTAGCAGCCAAAGAAGTAGTTGTTAGTACCATGGCAGTCATTTACCACTCCGGAATTAATGATTCAGAAGGAGAAGAATTAGGCTTAATAAAAAACCTTCAAGATGCCACTGATGACCAAGGAAATCCATCTTTTACACCATTGGTCATATTTAGCTTTTTAATATTTATCCTGGTGTACTTTCCGTGCATTGGGGTAATAGCAACCATTAGTCGAGAATCTGGATCGTGGAAATGGGCTGTATTTACCATTTTTTACACCACAGGTCTGGCCTGGCTCTTATCTTTTATTGTATACCAGGGTGGAAGTTTATTGTTTTATTAAACAGATAAAATTATGATACAGGAAATATTAATGTGGGCAAGTATTGTTGGAGCCTTTGCATACACTGCTTATTCGCTGGGAAAATCTATTTGGTACGCCTTTCAGGACAAGCCTACTGGGTGTGCAGGAGGAGGATGTCCGGGATGTAGTGCTAAAACTGATTTACTCAAACAAGTACGACAAAACAAGTTTAAGCCAGTACATTTAACACGACACAACCATTAACAAGCTGTTAACACAAAAAACAAAGAAAAAACATTTACTTTGAACCATGATTTTAAAAGAGATCAATAAACGCATCATCGCTTTGATTACACTGTGCTTCTTTTTATTGAGTACCAGTGGAATGATTCTCTTTTATCACTATTGTTTGCATAGTCACCAAATGGTATTCTCCGTGTATATAGATGCTACTCAGGAGCTATGCCAAGAAAACGCGCTTACCTTCCACGATCACACTCTTTCTGAAGAATGCTGTAATCATCACTCCGAAAATGCCAAAGATGATTGTTGCGAAAACCACAAGAGTGACCAGGAGATGGTCAAACTGAAGGACGAATATAATTTCTCGGACAGACAATCAACACCGCGTCCAACAACACTGTTACTCATCAATACAGATGAGCCCACATTGCTGGAGGCGATTCCTGCTTCCATCACAAATAAAGGTCTTTTTAAAAAACTCCCCCCGGGAACGCCACTTTTTATTCTTAAAGGAAAAGAGTTGGTCACCCTTCACCAAGCTTTAAAAGTAGCTTGCTAGCATTTTAATGACAATTAATCAATAGGTCCATATGGACTTTATCGTAATGAACAATTATCAAAAATGCTGGAATAATGAAATTTCTATATCTCATAGTCTTTTCACTACTGACATCCCTATCTACACAAGCTGAAGATGTTATAGGAAAAGTACTGGAAAAGAAAAATAACAAATCAGTTCCTTTGGTGGGCGTAAATGTATATTGGGCAAGAACAACCATTGGAACCATTACCGATACAAACGGACAATTCACAATCAATAAGATCAACGACAGCCATCAACAATTGGTTTTTAGCTATGTTGGATATCAAAACGACACCATTACCATCAGTGATTCCAATTCGCTGACAGTATTTCTTAAGCCCGGTGCAGCATTGGGAGAGGTAACTGTTAGGCATCGTCGGGCCAACTCATCTATTTCAAAGCTCAGTCCCTTATACGTACAAAATGTCACGCAAAAGGAGTTAGAAAGGTGTGCCTGTTGCAACCTATCAGAAAGTTTTGAAACCAACGCATCCGTTGATGTGGCCTATGCCGATGCGGTTTCTGGTGTTAAGCAAATTCAACTACTGGGTCTTTCCGGAAGATATTCACAGTTGGCCATGGGAAATATTCCAATTCTTCGCGGCGCTGAATCTGCCTTTGGCATGGAATACATTCCCGGCACATGGATGGATGGCCTACAGGTCTCCAAAGGGTCAGCAGCCGTAAAAAACGGATACGAGTCAATAACCGGACAGATAAATATTCAGTTAAAAGAACCTTCGGGCATTGAGAAACTTCACTTTTACACCTATGGAAATCAAGATGGTAAAGTTGAAACTACTTTTGGCTATGCCATTGATTTAAATGATAAGTGGAGTACTTCCCTCATGGTTCAGGGCAGTGGTAACTTTAGAGAGATGGACCTGAATAATGATGGTTTTCTGGACAAACCCTTGTCAAAAATGGGTACTTTCCTCCATCAATGGAACTATAACTCCGATGCAATTTCCTCAAAATTTGGCATTTCATATATCAAAGAAAGCAGAGAAGGGGGACAAAAGGGATATGACCATGACAAAAACCAGTCAGCCCAATCACTATACGGGATCGGAATTGATGTGGAAAGGTTCAATGCATACGCAAAAAACGGGTATATTTTTCAACGAGAAGGAACAAGCTTAGGAACCATTCTATCATACAATTACTTTGACAGAACCTCATTTTATGGAAACAATACCTTTGATGTAACCCAACAAAATATTTATGCCAATATTATATTTCAATCTTACTTGGGCGACACCAGACACACATACAACGCAGGAGTTAGCCTGGTTTACGATGACAACGATGCTATTTTTAATGGTAGCAAAAACAATGTGGGATATCAGGAAACAACACCCGGGATCTTTGCTGAGTATAAT comes from the Saccharicrinis fermentans DSM 9555 = JCM 21142 genome and includes:
- a CDS encoding TonB-dependent receptor encodes the protein MKFLYLIVFSLLTSLSTQAEDVIGKVLEKKNNKSVPLVGVNVYWARTTIGTITDTNGQFTINKINDSHQQLVFSYVGYQNDTITISDSNSLTVFLKPGAALGEVTVRHRRANSSISKLSPLYVQNVTQKELERCACCNLSESFETNASVDVAYADAVSGVKQIQLLGLSGRYSQLAMGNIPILRGAESAFGMEYIPGTWMDGLQVSKGSAAVKNGYESITGQINIQLKEPSGIEKLHFYTYGNQDGKVETTFGYAIDLNDKWSTSLMVQGSGNFREMDLNNDGFLDKPLSKMGTFLHQWNYNSDAISSKFGISYIKESREGGQKGYDHDKNQSAQSLYGIGIDVERFNAYAKNGYIFQREGTSLGTILSYNYFDRTSFYGNNTFDVTQQNIYANIIFQSYLGDTRHTYNAGVSLVYDDNDAIFNGSKNNVGYQETTPGIFAEYNFIPNEQFTFMAGLRYDNSSIHDGFFTPRLHAKYNISELTTIRVSVGKGYRTADALSENSHFLASSKSFIFDETIEQEEAWNYGISVAKEILISKRKLNLSMEFFRTDFKNQLVVDLDQNNNEVHFYNLDGASYSNIFQVEAAYELFSRFDLTAAYRHNDVQSTFHGNKQDVPFVNKYKGLLSGSYRTNMDKWQFDLTAQFNGDQRLPTTTDNTEANRRPSRSENYMVLMAQVTKNYRNWSFYVGGENIGDYTQKDAIIAPESPFNSEFDASRIWGPLYGGMVYVGIKYNLKKE
- the feoB gene encoding ferrous iron transport protein B gives rise to the protein MNLSELHTNQEAIIVKVKGFGAFRKRITEMGFVKGKKVKVVKNAPLKDPIEYEIMDYKVSLRRSEAALVEVISKEEAKKLTSSPFTGTISDEVLRESAIDRTKTINIALVGNPNCGKTTLFNYVSGAKEHVGNYSGVTIDLKEGKFEHNGYSIHIVDLPGTYSLSAYSPEELFVRKHIIEETPDIIINVIDASNLERNLLLTTQLIDMDVKVVASLNMYDELKKKGDTFKHDELGKMLGIPFVPTVSSKRKGIDKLFDKAIEVYEDSSIKHRRVSIHYGTTLEKALHKLQEEVFPHYDLPKNISPRYIALKMLEQDKDFCSNLLNNGQYEELKNRNKGIIKRVENELGDDCETLITDAKYGFIAGALKQTYKEAPVTRIRKSEIVDTFITHKLFGFPIFFFFMWLMFQSTFSLGQYPMDWIEQGVGALMSMLDKAMTAGPFKDLLIDGIINGMGGVIVFLPNILILFFFISFMEDTGYMARAAFIMDKLMHKMGLHGKSFIPLIMGFGCNVPAIMATRTIEDKNNRLITMLVNPFMSCSARLPVYILFIGAFFPEHSGTILFGIYGLGILLAIIVAKLFRKFLFREKDVPFVMELPPYRMPTLRSTMRHMWNKGAQYLKKVGGIIMMASIIIWFLNNFPRNAEYTQNYDQKINELQQKIDHLPSHTELNPTQLRLQNEMRANMNNLQTMKQLEKQKASYIGRIGQFIEPSIRPLGFDWKMGVSILSGVAAKEVVVSTMAVIYHSGINDSEGEELGLIKNLQDATDDQGNPSFTPLVIFSFLIFILVYFPCIGVIATISRESGSWKWAVFTIFYTTGLAWLLSFIVYQGGSLLFY
- a CDS encoding HYC_CC_PP family protein, which produces MILKEINKRIIALITLCFFLLSTSGMILFYHYCLHSHQMVFSVYIDATQELCQENALTFHDHTLSEECCNHHSENAKDDCCENHKSDQEMVKLKDEYNFSDRQSTPRPTTLLLINTDEPTLLEAIPASITNKGLFKKLPPGTPLFILKGKELVTLHQALKVAC